A stretch of Sulfurimonas autotrophica DSM 16294 DNA encodes these proteins:
- a CDS encoding Fic/DOC family protein, producing MTKTKYLLYAFKQQKNNKYLYWYETDEKYFVQTKPPKYLLDANSKTLDTIDEDEIIQNPWLEWKSNDVQKIISKDGICINYLKSTNHDFITKNEDMKLLEMYSYLVENFDISKSFGFKTIQEWHKMVFETIYPFAGKNRTVNMSKGNGLQAWEWRVEFLNGLPEFDVFLKEISVKEYDSVDEITNDLAKCTCDFLFIHPFREGNGRISRLICDIILAKNGLPMIGLKLKKGDKYLERVHSGYECNYEPMKELLQMKIEEGLRNE from the coding sequence ATGACAAAAACGAAATACTTACTTTATGCTTTCAAACAACAAAAGAATAATAAATATCTGTATTGGTATGAAACAGATGAAAAGTATTTTGTTCAGACAAAACCACCTAAATACCTACTAGATGCAAACAGTAAAACGTTAGATACGATAGATGAAGATGAGATTATACAAAACCCTTGGCTTGAATGGAAATCCAACGATGTACAAAAAATCATTTCCAAAGATGGTATCTGTATTAATTATCTCAAATCAACAAATCATGACTTCATCACAAAAAATGAAGATATGAAACTCCTTGAAATGTATAGTTATCTTGTAGAGAATTTTGACATATCCAAATCTTTTGGTTTTAAAACTATACAAGAGTGGCATAAGATGGTATTTGAGACTATCTACCCCTTTGCAGGGAAAAATAGAACTGTAAATATGAGCAAAGGCAATGGGTTGCAAGCTTGGGAATGGAGAGTTGAATTTTTAAATGGACTTCCTGAGTTTGATGTGTTTTTAAAAGAGATTTCTGTTAAAGAGTATGACAGTGTTGATGAGATTACGAATGATTTGGCAAAATGTACATGTGACTTTTTATTTATTCACCCGTTTAGAGAGGGAAATGGAAGAATTAGCAGACTTATATGTGACATTATTCTTGCAAAAAACGGTTTGCCTATGATAGGCTTAAAACTAAAAAAAGGCGATAAATATTTAGAGAGAGTTCATTCAGGTTACGAATGTAACTATGAACCGATGAAAGAGTTATTGCAGATGAAAATCGAAGAAGGGCTTAGGAATGAATAA
- a CDS encoding restriction endonuclease subunit S, producing MMRVTCKVPELRFAEFSGEWDEKQLIELSKNGFSNGAFNDPKKAGHGYRIINVKDMYIDGRINISNLLRVALDEKEFLKNRVEYGDIFFTRSSLVKEGIAYSNINLNNANDLTFDGHLIRMRPNKQNYSPLFLYYNFTTLYARKQFIIRGKTTTMTTIGQEDIASVKIVLPSKLEQEKIAFFLSSVDSKIEQLSKKKTLLEQYKKGVMQKIFSQELRFKDDDESEFPEWVEKQLGDFLILTLRKVPKPTENYLAIGIRSHCKGTFQKPDSEPHKIAMEKLFLVKENDLIVSITFAWESAIAIVKKEDKNGLVSHRFPTYTFDEKIATHEFFKYVIIQKKFRFMLDLISPGGAGRNRVMSKKDFLTLKWNMPCIKEQTKIANFLSSLDKKIALTNKELDATKEFKKALLQKMFV from the coding sequence ATGATGCGTGTTACATGTAAAGTACCTGAGCTACGGTTTGCTGAGTTTAGTGGGGAGTGGGACGAGAAACAACTTATTGAACTGTCTAAAAATGGTTTTAGCAATGGAGCTTTTAACGACCCAAAAAAAGCGGGTCATGGTTATCGGATTATTAATGTAAAAGACATGTATATTGATGGAAGAATAAATATTTCTAATCTATTGAGAGTTGCACTTGATGAAAAAGAATTTTTGAAAAATAGAGTTGAATATGGTGATATTTTTTTTACAAGGTCTTCATTAGTTAAAGAAGGTATTGCATATTCCAATATAAACCTTAATAATGCAAATGATTTAACTTTTGATGGACATTTGATTAGAATGCGTCCTAATAAACAAAATTATTCACCATTGTTTTTATACTATAATTTTACTACTTTATATGCGAGAAAACAATTCATAATTCGAGGGAAAACAACTACTATGACAACAATAGGGCAAGAAGATATTGCTTCTGTTAAAATTGTTTTACCCTCAAAACTAGAACAAGAAAAAATCGCCTTTTTTTTAAGCTCGGTGGATAGTAAGATAGAACAACTCAGCAAAAAGAAAACACTGCTTGAGCAGTACAAAAAAGGTGTCATGCAAAAAATCTTCTCCCAAGAACTGCGTTTTAAAGATGATGATGAAAGTGAGTTTCCTGAGTGGGTTGAGAAGCAGTTGGGGGACTTTTTAATTTTAACATTGAGAAAAGTTCCTAAGCCAACAGAGAATTATTTGGCAATAGGTATTAGAAGTCATTGTAAAGGTACTTTTCAAAAACCTGATTCAGAACCTCATAAAATTGCCATGGAAAAATTATTTTTAGTAAAAGAAAATGATTTAATTGTAAGTATTACATTTGCGTGGGAAAGTGCAATAGCAATAGTAAAGAAAGAAGATAAAAATGGTTTGGTTTCACATCGGTTTCCAACTTACACATTTGATGAAAAAATTGCCACTCATGAATTTTTTAAATATGTCATTATTCAAAAAAAATTTAGATTTATGCTCGATTTGATTTCACCGGGTGGGGCAGGAAGAAATAGAGTCATGAGTAAAAAAGATTTTTTGACATTAAAATGGAATATGCCATGTATCAAAGAACAAACAAAAATAGCAAACTTCCTCTCCTCTTTAGATAAGAAGATAGCACTCACAAACAAAGAGCTTGACGCTACAAAAGAGTTCAAAAAAGCACTCCTTCAAAAGATGTTTGTGTAG
- a CDS encoding type I restriction-modification system subunit M gives MSEEQKKLLEQQLWNIANTLRGKMDADEFRDYILGFIFYKYLSEKINDYADNLLKEDKILFCDLDENSEEGKEMLEAIKEDAIESLGYFLKPSELFSAVAKRGNSDTNNFILEDLTGILRNIEQSTMGHESEDDFEHLFEDLDLTSTKLGKTEEAKNKLIAKVLSHLDKIDFELKNHDRDVLGDAYEYLIAQFASGAGKKAGEFYTPQQVSKILAKIVTNKKTKLKSVYDPTCGSGSLLLRVAKEVQDVSNFYGQELNRTTYNLARMNMIMHDVHYRKFDIKQEDTLENPQHRDKRFEAIVANPPFSAHWSANPLFMSDDRFSQYGKLAPKSKADYAFVQHMIYQLDDNGTMAVVLPHGVLFRGAAEGHIRRYLIEDRNYLDAVIGLPANIFYGTSIPTCILVFKKCREDSENVLFIDASNEFEKAKNQNVLTDENIDKIITTFKERSTIDKYSHLATLKEIKENDYNLNIPRYVDTFEEEEPIDLNAVSQELKALENEINTTNATIASYCSELGIATPF, from the coding sequence ATGAGTGAAGAGCAAAAAAAACTACTTGAACAACAACTTTGGAACATTGCAAATACTCTTAGGGGCAAGATGGATGCGGATGAGTTTCGTGACTACATACTAGGATTTATCTTTTACAAATATCTCTCTGAAAAAATTAACGATTACGCAGACAACTTACTTAAAGAGGATAAGATACTTTTTTGTGACTTAGATGAAAACAGCGAAGAGGGCAAAGAGATGTTAGAAGCCATCAAAGAAGATGCCATCGAATCACTCGGCTATTTTCTCAAACCTTCAGAGCTTTTCTCCGCCGTAGCCAAAAGAGGAAACTCAGACACGAACAACTTCATCCTTGAAGATCTCACGGGCATACTCAGAAACATAGAACAAAGCACTATGGGGCATGAGAGTGAAGATGACTTTGAGCATTTGTTTGAAGACTTAGACCTTACAAGCACGAAACTTGGTAAAACAGAAGAGGCGAAGAACAAGCTCATAGCAAAAGTGCTCTCTCACCTTGATAAGATAGACTTTGAGCTGAAAAACCATGACCGTGATGTACTGGGTGATGCGTATGAGTACTTAATAGCGCAGTTTGCAAGCGGTGCAGGAAAAAAAGCGGGAGAGTTTTACACGCCGCAGCAAGTGAGTAAAATCCTTGCAAAGATAGTCACCAACAAAAAAACAAAACTAAAATCAGTCTATGACCCTACATGTGGAAGCGGTTCACTGCTTTTACGCGTAGCCAAAGAGGTCCAAGATGTTAGCAACTTCTACGGACAAGAGCTTAACCGTACTACTTACAACCTTGCACGGATGAATATGATAATGCACGATGTTCACTACCGTAAGTTTGACATCAAGCAAGAAGATACACTTGAGAATCCGCAGCATAGAGACAAAAGATTTGAAGCCATCGTGGCAAATCCACCTTTTTCAGCGCACTGGTCGGCAAACCCTCTTTTTATGAGTGATGACAGATTTTCTCAGTACGGTAAACTTGCACCAAAATCAAAAGCAGACTATGCCTTTGTGCAGCATATGATTTATCAGCTTGATGACAACGGCACTATGGCAGTGGTACTTCCTCACGGTGTTTTATTTCGCGGAGCGGCAGAGGGGCATATAAGACGCTACCTTATAGAAGATAGAAACTATCTTGACGCAGTCATCGGACTTCCTGCAAACATCTTTTACGGCACATCAATACCTACATGTATCTTAGTCTTTAAAAAGTGTCGTGAAGACAGCGAAAATGTTCTTTTTATAGATGCAAGTAATGAGTTTGAAAAAGCAAAAAACCAAAATGTACTGACAGATGAAAATATTGACAAAATTATCACTACTTTTAAAGAGCGAAGTACAATAGATAAATACTCTCACCTTGCAACACTAAAAGAGATAAAAGAAAACGATTACAATCTAAATATCCCGCGTTATGTAGATACCTTTGAAGAGGAAGAGCCCATAGACCTAAACGCAGTATCACAAGAGCTCAAAGCCTTAGAAAATGAGATAAACACGACAAACGCAACCATAGCCTCATACTGTAGCGAACTTGGCATCGCTACACCGTTTTAA
- a CDS encoding thiamine phosphate synthase: MKKYLITANPSYFQLRKYMPDFALYRDKENKNYADEAQNFVQMCKPLKILKVFLHQDYELAAKLGAHGVHLTSKQFDEIPKAKELGLEVIISTHTHDEVHVAEAMGADYVTYSPVFASPDKGEPKGVEDLQSIVSMTDVKIFALGGIISQKEVDAVANTDAYGFASIRYFL; encoded by the coding sequence ATGAAAAAGTATCTTATAACAGCCAATCCCTCGTATTTTCAGCTCAGAAAATATATGCCGGATTTCGCCCTTTACCGCGATAAAGAAAATAAAAATTATGCAGATGAGGCACAAAATTTTGTGCAGATGTGCAAACCGCTTAAAATTCTCAAAGTCTTTTTGCATCAAGATTATGAATTAGCTGCAAAATTGGGAGCACACGGTGTGCATCTGACCTCAAAACAGTTTGATGAGATACCAAAAGCAAAAGAGCTGGGGCTTGAGGTTATCATCAGTACGCATACACACGATGAAGTACATGTAGCTGAGGCAATGGGTGCCGATTATGTAACATACAGCCCTGTATTTGCCTCGCCTGATAAAGGAGAGCCTAAAGGTGTAGAAGATTTACAAAGTATTGTCTCTATGACTGATGTGAAAATTTTCGCACTTGGAGGCATCATAAGCCAGAAAGAAGTAGATGCAGTAGCAAATACAGATGCATACGGTTTTGCCTCTATTCGATACTTTTTATAA
- a CDS encoding flagellar hook-length control protein FliK codes for MINLNNTAAKHLQLILPNTNKALAQVLKNASPEELQTLTQSKDLGSILDSLLKRATTSDTAQNKLLLELLKNNPTLKSLSNANTTIKELIQTLKQEKNPLSLEKTLENFLTNIKEINPKELKTKMQTSGLFLESNIKNTQNPKELFSSDIKALLLKAHDELANSTQTNKQEILKHIDKLLLQIDYNQLVSHLSNASSLYIPYEWKDLKDGNITLKNAKDDRFFCDIHLNLKSYGELDLRLALFQNDQLNININTKSEALKSILQQNLPTLKKQLLHVNITPKEIRFINEKSNIYEKQINDNLAMDFEVKV; via the coding sequence ATGATAAATTTAAATAACACCGCAGCTAAGCATTTACAGTTAATTTTGCCAAATACAAATAAAGCTTTGGCACAGGTTTTAAAGAATGCATCACCCGAGGAGTTACAGACACTTACGCAGTCAAAAGATTTAGGCTCAATCTTAGACTCGCTACTCAAACGCGCAACAACATCAGATACTGCACAAAATAAATTGCTCTTAGAACTCCTTAAAAACAATCCTACACTTAAAAGTCTCTCAAATGCAAATACAACAATTAAAGAGCTTATTCAAACACTAAAACAAGAAAAAAATCCTTTGTCTTTGGAAAAAACTCTTGAAAATTTTTTGACAAATATAAAAGAAATTAATCCAAAAGAGTTAAAAACAAAAATGCAAACTTCCGGTCTGTTTTTAGAATCAAATATAAAAAATACGCAAAATCCAAAAGAGCTTTTTAGCTCTGACATCAAGGCTCTTTTGCTCAAGGCGCATGATGAATTAGCTAATTCAACCCAAACCAATAAACAAGAAATACTCAAACACATAGACAAACTTTTGCTCCAAATTGACTATAACCAACTCGTATCGCATCTCTCAAATGCATCTTCTTTATATATACCCTATGAATGGAAAGATTTGAAAGATGGTAATATAACACTTAAAAATGCTAAAGATGACAGATTTTTTTGTGATATTCATTTAAACTTAAAAAGCTACGGAGAGCTTGATTTACGACTGGCACTGTTTCAAAATGACCAGCTCAATATAAACATTAACACTAAAAGTGAAGCATTGAAATCTATACTGCAGCAAAATTTGCCAACACTCAAGAAACAGCTCTTACATGTAAACATAACACCCAAAGAAATTCGCTTTATAAATGAAAAGTCCAATATATATGAAAAACAGATAAATGATAATTTGGCAATGGATTTTGAGGTAAAAGTATGA
- a CDS encoding EscU/YscU/HrcU family type III secretion system export apparatus switch protein, producing MKEKAVALTYDKEKNRAPVISAKGKGTTAQKIIKIAKEHGVPIKKDEDLIELLSKVELNKEVPPQMYKAIAEVFSFIYSITREKQ from the coding sequence ATGAAAGAAAAAGCAGTAGCTCTTACATACGACAAAGAAAAAAATCGTGCTCCTGTTATCAGTGCCAAGGGAAAAGGTACTACTGCACAAAAAATCATTAAAATTGCGAAAGAGCATGGTGTACCTATAAAAAAAGATGAAGATTTGATAGAGCTATTGTCTAAAGTTGAACTAAACAAAGAAGTACCGCCCCAAATGTATAAAGCAATTGCCGAAGTTTTCAGCTTTATCTATTCAATTACAAGAGAAAAACAATAG
- a CDS encoding sensor domain-containing diguanylate cyclase — translation MGQKLVCENLNEAQLSQLNITPKEYENILNIQSAILQKLALYHNYDDILQHLCLLTEQLLPNSVASIMLVNKKTGLMSVLSAPSIPESGWKALENLKPGPGGGSCGNAVFRNKPQYVLNTFKDERWVDLRKVAFDFNLCSCWSMPIVDENNKAIGSFALSSFEHRLPAPFHKKLLETAASIVNIVLKNKEIENKLQRMLYYDSLTGLHNKTYLDEILSKNKEQILLLLDINNFSYINNTYGFEIGDKLLIQVANILNKELKYQKICKLEADQFAIVLGPDTDIKKDVEKIKEYFYAHELLIDSIALNISFTYGAATGNENLFKHAIISLKHAKGRGRSSLYIFNNEEEDICFAKRKQFIEANNILYNALASDKIIPFFQGIRDNRSGTITKVEALARIKKDEEILSPYLFLEPAHSSGLIPEITKIMIDKTFKIMADNDYTFSINITEDDLIRHYILEYLNKKSAQYNILLARVTLEILEGISASGKKNHIKQLSSLKEKGYSIAIDDFGVEYSNFERILNLDIDFLKIDAKYIKDIDTNPKSYEITKAIVFFAKNANIPCVAEFVHNESVQKVVEDLGIEYSQGYYFSEPSPLPLSS, via the coding sequence GTGGGACAAAAACTTGTGTGCGAAAATTTAAATGAAGCGCAACTTAGCCAGCTTAACATCACCCCAAAAGAGTATGAAAATATTCTCAATATACAAAGTGCCATTTTACAAAAATTAGCTCTTTACCACAATTATGATGATATTTTACAGCATCTATGTCTTCTAACCGAACAGCTTTTACCAAATTCTGTAGCATCCATTATGCTTGTCAATAAAAAAACAGGGCTAATGAGTGTACTTTCTGCGCCCTCTATTCCTGAATCAGGATGGAAAGCTTTAGAAAATCTTAAACCTGGACCCGGCGGTGGTTCTTGCGGAAATGCCGTATTTAGGAATAAACCTCAGTATGTATTAAATACATTTAAAGATGAAAGATGGGTGGACTTGAGAAAAGTCGCCTTTGATTTTAATCTTTGTTCATGCTGGTCTATGCCCATTGTAGATGAGAACAACAAAGCTATAGGAAGTTTTGCCCTCTCATCATTTGAGCATCGTCTGCCGGCTCCTTTTCATAAAAAACTGCTTGAAACAGCAGCATCTATCGTCAATATTGTATTAAAAAACAAAGAAATTGAAAATAAACTACAGCGTATGCTTTATTATGACAGCTTAACAGGACTGCATAATAAAACATATTTAGATGAAATTTTAAGTAAAAATAAAGAGCAAATACTTCTACTTCTTGATATCAATAATTTTAGCTATATAAATAATACCTACGGTTTTGAAATAGGAGATAAGCTCCTAATACAGGTAGCAAATATACTAAACAAAGAATTAAAATATCAAAAAATATGCAAACTAGAAGCTGACCAGTTTGCCATTGTCCTTGGTCCCGATACAGACATAAAAAAAGATGTTGAAAAAATTAAAGAATATTTTTATGCGCATGAACTTCTTATTGATTCTATCGCCTTAAATATCTCTTTTACCTATGGAGCGGCAACAGGTAATGAAAACCTATTTAAGCATGCTATTATCTCCTTAAAACATGCAAAAGGCAGAGGAAGAAGTTCTCTTTATATCTTCAACAATGAAGAAGAAGATATATGCTTTGCCAAAAGAAAACAATTTATTGAAGCGAACAATATTTTATACAATGCCCTCGCATCTGATAAAATAATTCCGTTTTTTCAAGGAATAAGAGACAACAGAAGCGGTACAATCACAAAAGTAGAAGCTCTTGCCAGAATCAAAAAGGATGAAGAAATTTTATCACCCTATCTCTTTTTGGAACCTGCTCATTCATCCGGTCTTATACCGGAAATTACAAAAATAATGATAGACAAAACTTTCAAAATAATGGCAGATAATGATTACACTTTTTCAATTAATATCACTGAAGATGATTTAATAAGACACTATATACTCGAGTATTTAAATAAAAAGTCTGCACAATACAATATATTGCTTGCACGTGTTACCCTCGAGATACTTGAAGGGATCAGCGCAAGCGGAAAGAAAAATCATATAAAACAGCTCAGTTCCTTAAAAGAAAAAGGCTATTCTATTGCCATTGATGATTTTGGAGTGGAATATTCAAATTTTGAACGTATTTTAAACCTTGATATAGACTTTTTAAAAATTGATGCAAAGTACATAAAAGATATTGACACAAATCCAAAAAGCTATGAAATCACCAAAGCCATTGTATTTTTTGCTAAAAATGCAAATATTCCCTGTGTAGCAGAGTTTGTACACAATGAAAGTGTACAGAAGGTAGTAGAAGATTTAGGAATTGAGTATTCGCAAGGATACTATTTCAGCGAACCGAGTCCACTGCCTCTTTCTTCTTAA
- a CDS encoding aldo/keto reductase translates to MQFRYIGKSGLRVSPICLGTMTFGTQTPDEKVAFKIMDKAYDAGVNFFDTAELYPVPPSAKLAGLTEEIVGRWLKTKPRDSIILASKVAGAANGWFVPPIRHGLTAIDSFHIERAIEGSLKRLQTDYIDLYQMHWPDTVVPIEESLKAFDRLVQSGKVRYIGTSNDTAYGTSKALMTSEFKGYARFESIQNNFSLLNRRFLDELSTLCEKEHVSLLPYSPLGGGVLSGKYNQPTNAQGRFSAYMNASDSRQRLMAQRFVNDKTLASTQKYLKIAHDAGLDPVTMATAWSKQFSFVASTIIGATEPHQLDASLAAMDLELSEEVLQACDKVHQEILYPMG, encoded by the coding sequence ATGCAGTTTAGATACATCGGTAAAAGTGGTTTGAGAGTAAGTCCTATATGTCTTGGAACTATGACTTTTGGTACGCAGACACCCGATGAAAAAGTGGCTTTTAAAATCATGGATAAAGCCTATGATGCAGGCGTGAATTTTTTTGATACGGCAGAACTTTATCCTGTACCCCCATCTGCAAAACTTGCAGGTTTGACAGAGGAGATAGTAGGACGTTGGCTTAAAACTAAACCACGCGATAGTATTATATTGGCTTCAAAAGTTGCAGGTGCGGCAAACGGTTGGTTTGTGCCGCCTATTCGTCATGGGCTTACAGCTATAGATAGTTTTCATATTGAACGCGCTATAGAAGGTTCTTTGAAACGTTTACAGACAGACTACATAGATTTGTATCAAATGCACTGGCCTGATACTGTTGTGCCCATTGAAGAGAGTTTAAAAGCATTCGACAGATTGGTGCAAAGCGGTAAAGTCCGTTACATAGGAACATCAAACGATACGGCATACGGGACTTCAAAAGCATTAATGACAAGCGAATTTAAAGGATATGCAAGATTTGAGTCTATTCAAAATAATTTCTCACTTTTAAATAGAAGATTTTTGGATGAACTCTCTACTTTATGTGAAAAAGAGCATGTTTCACTACTACCGTATTCACCTCTTGGAGGTGGTGTGTTAAGTGGAAAATATAATCAACCGACAAATGCGCAGGGCAGATTTAGTGCCTATATGAATGCAAGTGATTCAAGACAGCGTCTGATGGCGCAAAGATTTGTCAATGATAAAACACTTGCTTCTACGCAAAAGTATCTTAAAATAGCGCATGATGCAGGATTGGACCCCGTAACAATGGCTACAGCATGGTCAAAGCAGTTTTCGTTTGTTGCCTCTACAATTATAGGCGCAACAGAACCCCACCAGCTCGATGCAAGTCTGGCCGCAATGGACTTGGAACTCTCAGAAGAAGTTTTACAGGCATGCGACAAAGTACATCAAGAAATTTTATACCCTATGGGATAA
- the polA gene encoding DNA polymerase I, protein MSKTVTVIDTFGFFFRSFYALPQHLRTKDGFPTGLLTGFTNFIATLQKEHDSDYIIFAIDSKGETFRNEIDVNYKANRSAPPPELTQQLPVAIEWINKMGYKTLGKSGFEADDIIATVVRCVKEKGYKIRVVSHDKDLYQLIDDDKVVIVDAIKKKYVNEKACYDKYGVTPKQFIDYQSILGDSADNVPGVKGIGKVGAEKLLKEYGTLDNIYAHIDEIKGATQKKLIESREQAYMSKELVTLHPNVFECKEFDFEEYKMDVENPFLNIYDELVKYEQNAILRTLHAKNMVTPEQKENAQKLQESCTDKSAKLEFKATLLSDEKELNSVLNKLNKETIVAFDTETTGLDYINNKLVGFSFSFNDEEAYYVPFGHFYLGVADQVSKDVAKQAMRRIFNSKVVGHNIKFDLHFVTRFLEEKDLPVYCDSMILAWLINPESALSLDKLSDKLLGHEMVHFKDTVKKGENFSTVELDDACVYAAEDAFITRKLYKLFLKKLELQDATHLIEEAKTVEIPFMHTLLKMEEEGIEVDTGFLEKFLVEVKETLEYLTKSIYELAGSEFNINSTQQLGNILFEKLGLPVGKKTKTGYSTNEKVLSSLKDKHPIIPKLLEYREVHKLYSTYIDPLLKLANEDEQHRIHTSFVQTGTATGRLSSKNPNLQNIPTRTPLGAKIRRGFVAGEGKKFIGIDYSQMELRLLAHFSQDPVLVNAFMHDKDIHLQTAIVLFGEEEAAHKRNIAKTVNFGLLYGMGPKKLSDTLGITTKEAKEIIEKYFESFHTVKAYFRSIVESSKEKGYVETLLGRRRYFDYENATPMYRAAYERESVNSVFQGSVSDVIKLSMNKIHTIINEEKLQAKMLLQIHDELIFEVDEKVADELGNRFRDIMDHIVELNIPLKASLNIGDNWGELK, encoded by the coding sequence ATGAGCAAAACTGTTACAGTTATAGATACATTTGGTTTTTTCTTTAGAAGTTTTTATGCTCTTCCTCAACACCTGCGTACAAAAGACGGTTTTCCCACCGGGCTTTTGACAGGCTTTACCAATTTTATTGCAACACTGCAAAAAGAACATGACAGTGATTATATTATTTTTGCCATAGATTCCAAGGGTGAAACCTTTCGAAATGAAATAGATGTAAATTATAAAGCAAACCGCAGTGCTCCGCCGCCGGAACTCACACAACAGCTTCCTGTTGCTATAGAGTGGATAAACAAGATGGGCTACAAAACACTTGGAAAAAGCGGTTTTGAAGCAGATGATATTATCGCAACAGTCGTTCGCTGTGTAAAAGAGAAAGGCTATAAAATAAGGGTTGTCTCTCATGACAAAGACCTGTACCAGCTTATAGATGATGATAAAGTAGTTATTGTCGATGCCATTAAAAAGAAATATGTAAACGAAAAAGCATGCTATGACAAGTATGGAGTAACCCCGAAGCAGTTTATAGATTACCAGTCAATACTTGGAGACAGTGCGGATAATGTACCGGGTGTAAAAGGTATAGGAAAAGTCGGTGCTGAGAAACTTTTAAAAGAGTACGGCACACTGGATAATATTTATGCGCATATTGATGAAATAAAAGGTGCAACACAAAAAAAACTTATAGAATCACGTGAACAGGCTTATATGTCAAAAGAGCTTGTAACTCTGCATCCTAATGTTTTTGAGTGTAAAGAGTTTGATTTTGAAGAGTATAAAATGGATGTGGAAAATCCATTTTTAAATATTTATGATGAACTTGTCAAGTATGAACAAAATGCAATTCTCAGAACACTTCATGCAAAAAATATGGTAACTCCCGAGCAGAAGGAAAATGCGCAAAAGCTCCAAGAGTCTTGCACTGATAAGAGTGCAAAGCTGGAATTTAAAGCAACACTGCTTAGTGATGAAAAAGAACTCAACAGTGTTCTTAATAAGCTTAATAAAGAGACCATAGTGGCTTTTGATACAGAAACAACAGGACTCGATTATATTAACAACAAACTCGTAGGTTTTAGTTTTTCTTTTAATGATGAAGAGGCCTATTATGTTCCTTTTGGACATTTTTATCTCGGTGTTGCAGATCAGGTGAGTAAAGATGTTGCAAAACAGGCAATGCGCCGTATTTTTAATTCTAAAGTAGTAGGTCACAATATAAAATTTGATTTGCATTTTGTGACACGCTTTTTAGAAGAAAAAGATTTACCTGTATATTGTGACAGTATGATTTTAGCATGGCTGATTAATCCGGAATCAGCACTCAGTCTGGATAAACTTTCAGACAAACTGTTAGGTCATGAAATGGTTCATTTTAAAGATACAGTAAAAAAAGGTGAAAATTTTTCTACCGTGGAACTTGATGATGCCTGTGTATATGCTGCAGAGGATGCTTTTATAACAAGAAAACTTTATAAACTTTTTTTGAAAAAACTTGAATTACAGGATGCTACACATCTTATAGAAGAAGCAAAAACGGTCGAAATTCCTTTTATGCATACACTACTGAAAATGGAAGAAGAAGGTATAGAAGTAGATACAGGTTTTTTAGAAAAGTTTTTGGTTGAGGTAAAAGAGACTCTGGAATATTTGACAAAAAGTATTTATGAACTTGCAGGTAGTGAATTTAACATCAATTCTACACAACAACTTGGCAATATACTCTTTGAAAAACTTGGATTACCTGTAGGTAAAAAAACAAAGACAGGCTATTCAACAAATGAAAAAGTGCTGAGTTCATTAAAAGACAAGCATCCTATTATTCCTAAACTTTTAGAATACCGTGAAGTTCATAAACTTTATTCAACTTATATAGATCCTCTTTTGAAGCTGGCGAATGAAGACGAACAACATCGAATTCATACCTCTTTTGTTCAAACTGGAACAGCAACAGGAAGGCTCAGTTCAAAAAATCCTAATCTGCAAAATATCCCGACACGGACACCGCTTGGCGCAAAAATCCGTAGAGGATTTGTGGCAGGAGAAGGAAAAAAGTTCATAGGAATTGATTACTCGCAAATGGAACTTCGACTTCTTGCACATTTTTCACAAGATCCTGTTTTAGTAAATGCATTTATGCATGATAAAGATATTCACCTCCAAACTGCTATTGTACTCTTTGGAGAAGAAGAGGCAGCGCACAAGAGAAACATAGCAAAAACAGTAAATTTTGGCTTATTATATGGAATGGGTCCAAAAAAACTCTCAGATACACTCGGCATAACAACTAAAGAAGCCAAAGAAATCATAGAAAAATATTTTGAATCATTTCATACCGTAAAAGCATATTTCCGTTCCATCGTTGAGAGCTCAAAAGAGAAAGGTTATGTAGAGACATTACTGGGACGCAGACGTTACTTTGATTATGAAAATGCGACACCGATGTACAGAGCAGCTTATGAAAGAGAATCAGTAAATAGTGTTTTTCAGGGAAGTGTCAGTGATGTTATAAAGTTAAGTATGAATAAGATTCATACTATTATAAATGAAGAAAAGCTTCAAGCAAAAATGCTGTTGCAAATTCATGATGAGTTGATTTTTGAAGTCGATGAAAAAGTGGCTGATGAACTTGGCAATAGATTTAGAGATATTATGGATCATATTGTAGAGTTAAATATACCGTTAAAAGCAAGTTTAAATATTGGCGATAACTGGGGAGAATTAAAGTAA